Proteins from a genomic interval of Numenius arquata chromosome 18, bNumArq3.hap1.1, whole genome shotgun sequence:
- the TTC19 gene encoding tetratricopeptide repeat protein 19, mitochondrial, with protein MLAAGLPRALCRLAARRCPAGLPPPRTAWHGGARGGQEEGGGRTGSGRRRWARPVGGALGSLGALSLFPKDAEEDGEDAIIQLLKRAKLSVMKGELGEAERVLHQALRLSHQADNRKAIIYTYSMMANVAFMQGQLENAEKLYKASMSYLLAGDTKEDDNAILEMSLKLASIYAAQKQHKLALAGYEFCILTLEEKIAKQKDLPEDVLSAEEKANTRLLLGMSLDSYARYLLDINQLPVAQKMYEKALQISSDVQGETHPQTVVLMNDLATVLDAQGHYDEAYSYVKRAAELAKETQHPEEHMVLNNLAAILMHKEDFLQAKQVYKEALKQAREKGDVASVQHIQEELAELAKRRKGSK; from the exons ATGCTGgcggcggggctgccgcgggCCCTGTGCCGCTTGGCTGCCCGGCGCTGCCCCGcggggctcccgccgccccgcaccgcctGGCACGGCGGGGCCcgcggggggcaggaggagggcggCGGCAGGACGGGctccgggcggcggcggtgggcCCGGCCGGTcgggggtgccctgggctcccttgGAG ccctctccctcttccccaagGACGCCGAGGAGGACGGCGAGGACGCCATTATCCAGCTGCTGAAGAGAGCCAAG CTCAGCGTCATGAAGGGCGAGCTGGGGGAGGCCGAGAGGGTTCTGCACCAGGCCCTGCGGCTGTCGCACCAGGCGGATAACAGAAAAGCCATCATCTATACCTACAGCATG ATGGCAAACGTGGCCTTCATGCAGGGACAGCTGGAAAAT GCAGAAAAGCTCTACAAAGCAAGTATGAGCTATTTGCTTGCAGGGGACACGAAGGAG GATGACAATGCAATCCTTGAGATGTCCCTCAAGCTGGCCAGTATCTATGCTGCTCAGAAACA GCACAAATTAGCCCTGGCTGGCTATGAGTTCTGCATCCTGACCTTAGAGGAGAAGATTGCCAAGCAAAAGGACTTGCCTGAGGATGTCTTATCAG CTGAAGAAAAGGCCAACACCCGTCTCTTGCTTGGGATGAGCCTAGACTCCTATGCTCGCTATCTCCTAGACATTAACCAGCTCCCAGTGGCCCAAAAAATGTACGAGAAGGCTCTGCAGATATCAAGTGATGTTCAGGGAGAGACTCATCCACAG ACTGTGGTGCTTATGAATGACTTGGCAACTGTACTGGATGCGCAGGGGCACTACGACGAGGCATACTCCTATGTGAAGAGGGCAGCGGAGCTGGCGAAGGAGActcagcaccccgaggagcacatGGTGCTGAATAACCTGGCAGCCATTCTGATGCACAAAG AAGACTTTCTGCAAGCAAAACAAGTGTACAAAGAAGCTCTCAAGCAGGCACGAGAGAAGGGAGATGTTGCTTCTGTCCAGCATATCCAGGAAGAGCTAGCTGAGCTGGCCAAGAGGAGAAAAGGCTCCAAATAA
- the ZSWIM7 gene encoding zinc finger SWIM domain-containing protein 7 translates to MDSTLPAVAEELLKEIRKAYQETSQVPDDLLLGLKFIFGPSAIPALDLVDQRSVTRVRSPSGRTAYQVLGSSGKLYTCYSSCHFCTCPAFGFTVLQKSESLLCKHILAVYLSQAMGACQELTVSEEQLTSILLAEEEDEG, encoded by the exons ATGGACAGTACCTTGCCAGCAGTAGCAGAAGAGCTTTTGAAAGAGATCAGAAAGGCTTATCAGGAGACCTCACAGG TCCCCGATGACCTGCTGCTGGG GCTGAAGTTCATATTTGGCCCATCTGCTATCCCAGCTTTGGATTTGGTGGATCAGCGTTCTGTCACCCGAGTCAGGTCCCCCAGTGGAAGGACTGCATACCAG GTCCTTGGGAGCTCAGGCAAACTCTACACCTGCTACAGTTCCTGCCATTTCTGCACATGCCCTGCTTTTGGTTTTACTGTATTGCAGAAGAGCGAGAGCCTTCTG TGCAAACATATACTTGCCGTCTACCTCAGTCAGGCCATGGGAGCCTGCCAGGAACTAACTGTCTCTGAGGAGCAGCTCACGAGCATCTTATTggctgaggaagaggatgaaggatGA